One genomic segment of Syngnathus acus chromosome 1, fSynAcu1.2, whole genome shotgun sequence includes these proteins:
- the crebbpa gene encoding CREB-binding protein isoform X2: MAENLLDVGPPSSKRPKLSSPALSASDGPDLGSLSWDDLENDLPDELIPNGGDLSLMGGMPTNGGSAPGSGGPGGTTTVPDAAAKHKQLSELLRAGSTSTMTGVGLSSGSPQPGSMGPQLGTPLGKSPLGQGSPNNHPSPQAQKAGTPTGVAGQNNNASTMSLNSPGFNQALMNNSQGHSGLLTQSGQPQPGQVMNGGLGPGAGRGRGAGVVGMQYQGQSMQGAASGASSALADTLTQGGQQMAAHATLNAGQQASNMNKIGLGSNGGPFVAQSYGQAAAGPGQQLNPQQQLQNKSALANNLPPFPNELKGAAVNSVPNMQPQLQAAMLPLAGGGGVAVPSAGPTADPEKRKLIQQQLVLLLHAHKCQRREQANGEVRACALPHCRTMKNVLNHMTHCQAGKSCQVAHCASSRQIISHWKNCTRHDCPVCLPLKNASDKRTQQPMLSSPNTSLQNSMSTVGVGQSSAPTINTSTPIDPSSMQRAYAALGLPYGSQATGQAQASGPGQPTGAQNVQAQLPQQMRSINALGNQMALTGAAMGVTSSEQSNLHTDSLSNTLNTNNQLLSDGSGVGSLGNLPTAAPISATGTRKAWHEHVTQDLRNHLVHKLVQAIFPTPDPAALKDRRMENLVAYARKVEGDMYESANSRDEYYHFLAEKIYKIQKELEEKRRSRLQKQIINQAPMAAQGAQQPGLPQPNPLGPRPQNGPNPLPNMPNQIMNRMQVSQGINQFNHMALPNAQMSQTTMGARAASPMNHPQQMNMSSVPAVGMSPSRMPQAQGMITGHNSGNMVGQTASQGQFMAQTQFPPGSTAVSATGAMNVTLAAGMGQPPAQAAVTQQQQPSANLPMNALGPSLGPQLASSQTPLHSTPPPATSSASTAGAGTNLPLPQSSSRSATPTLSGLASVQGVTPSCPTQPQTQVEIPSSAQTQPPPQPLPQPPTTPLSQPGPSLDNRVPTPASAASADLHSQHVAADLPVKEVKTEAHNDKLEFGAAGGKIEPKMETDDDSSSSLVKKEETEEKQETMEVEEKKMEPKTEPKKEEVEGTNRTTSSSPSRKKVFKPEELRQALMPTLESLYRQDSESLPFRQPVDPMLLCIPDYFDIVKNPIDLSTIKRKLDTGQYQDPWQYVDDVWLMFNNAWLYNRKTSRVYKCCSKLAEVFEAEIDPVMQSLGYCCGRKFEFSPQTLCCYGKQLCTIPTGGTYYSYQNRYHFCEKCFNEIQGESVTLGDDPAQPQTMISKDQFEKKKNDVLEPEPFVECKDCGRKMHQICVLHYEVIWPSGFICDNCLKKSGKTRKDNKFSAKRLQSTRLGMYIEDRVNKFLKRQNHPEAGEVFVRVVASSDKTVEVKQGMKARFVDTGEMPETFPYRTKALFAFEEIDGVDVCFFGMHVQEYGSECPFPNTRRVYISYLDSIHFFKPRVLRTAVYHEILIGYLEYAKKLGYAQGHIWACPPSEGDDYIFHCHPPEQKIPKPKRLQDWYRKMLDKAFGERILHDYKDIFKQATEDRLTSANELPYFEGDFWPNVLEESIKELEQEEEERKKEENTAASETPEGTPSDSKNAKKKNNKKTNKNKSSMSRANKKKPGMPNVANDLSQKLYATMEKHKEVFFVIHLHSGPMVNTLPPIIDPDPLLSCDLMDGRDAFLTLARDKHWEFSSLRRCKWSTMCMLVELHNQGQDRFVYTCNECKHHVETRWHCTVCEDFDLCINCYNAKGHEHQMVKWGLGLDDDSNSQSGEASKSPQESRRLSIQRCIQSLVHACQCRNANCSLPSCQKMKRVVQHTKCCKRKTNGGCPVCKQLIALCCYHAKNCQENKCPVPFCLNIKHKLRHQQLQHRLQQAHLMKRRMATMQGRTMPLPSPPASAAPTTPTSHTQPNTPQTPQQSLSSQPQTPNSAGVMSPSFPSAPRNGQPQATVPQGKPGPQASPLHQQPSPVPQPPQPQQMQQQQQQQQPPLAAVKMARHIELMAQAQQNQQNYLVNMNGLPMNPQQPQQRMAGPMQAPMQMVPGPRGPQVMQPNMAPGQWPGPAGPIQAAQTQQQGLVPGQNPQQAMTMQRTMMAPGQQPPGQRMLIPQQPGARPQAPQRPGAIAPNALQDLLRTLKSPSSPQQQQQVLNILKSNPQLMAAFIKQRTAKYHANQPQQPGQQPGLPTMQTMAMPGGTVQRPGMPSQQSQQPPAQGMAAMGAQGQVMNAAHNTNPQIQELYRRQLLRQQQQQQQQQQQQQQQQQQQQQQQQQPQQQQGVMPQGHPGQFPAQAQGTAATYSQLRMQQQQMQAMQAGAGAAGGPMGQLPSMAQMAQPGMGMDPAQKMLHQRLLQQQQQQQQQQQQQQQQQQQQQQQQQQQQQQQQQQQQQQQQPPPPPQQQQQQQQQQQQQQPLQQQQQQPLQQQQQQPQQQQQPQQQPPPQQQQLPQQQAVLKQQMASPAQPSPMSPQTHLLAGQPSLANSLSNQVRSPAPVQSPRPPSQPPPHSSPSPQIQNQPQPSPQHPPPSHSSSPHHGLGGPLSGSMEQGHLGTPEQSAMLPQLNPPNRGVLNSDLSMVGDATGDTLEKFVEGL, from the exons ATGGCTGAAAACCTGCTGGACGTCGGACCTCCGAGCTCCAAGCGGCCGAAACTGAGTTCACCTGCCCTATCGGCGTCTGATGGACCAG ATCTTGGATCACTGTCTTGGGACGATCTCGAAAATGACCTTCCAGATGAGTTAATCCCCAATGGTGGAGACTTGAGCCTTATGGGTGGGATGCCTACAAATGGTGGAAGCGCACCTGGCTCTGGTGGGCCTGGCGGCACTACTACGGTCCCAGATGCAGCTGCAAAACACAAGCAACTCTCCGAGCTTCTACGAGCTGGTAGCACCTCCACGATGACGGGTGTAGGATTGAGCTCCGGTAGCCCTCAACCTGGAAGCATGGGGCCTCAGCTTGGCACACCTTTGGGTAAGAGCCCCCTTGGCCAAGGTTCTCCCAACAATCACCCATCGCCTCAAGCCCAGAAAGCAGGAACACCAACCGGAGTAGCAGGGCAGAACAACAATGCTTCAACAATGAGTCTGAACAGCCCAGGCTTCAATCAGGCCTTGATGAATAATAGCCAGGGTCATTCCGGGCTGTTGACGCAGAGTGGGCAGCCCCAACCTGGGCAGGTCATGAATGGGGGACTTGGGCCTGGTGCTGGAAGAGGGCGAGGAGCAGGGGTGGTTGGCATGCAGTACCAGGGACAATCCATGCAAGGAGCTGCATCGGGAGCAAGCAGTGCTTTGGCAGACACTCTTACCCAGGGAGGACAGCAGATGGCTGCACATGCTACACTTAATGCAGGACAGCAAGCAAGCAACATGAATAAG ATTGGCCTGGGTAGCAATGGGGGTCCGTTTGTTGCTCAGTCCTATGGACAGGCTGCTGCAGGGCCTGGCCAGCAGCTCAACCCTCAGCAGCAGCTCCAGAACAAGTCGGCCCTTGCCAACAATCTACCACCTTTCCCAAATGAACTCAAGGGGGCAGCTGTCAACAGTGTGCCAAACATG CAGCCACAGCTACAGGCAGCCATGTTGCCACTGGCCGGCGGCGGAGGTGTGGCAGTGCCTTCAGCGGGCCCAACAGCCGACCCAGAGAAGCGCAAGCTGATCCAGCAGCAGCTGGTCCTGCTGCTCCATGCACACAAGTGCCAGCGGAGGGAGCAGGCCAATGGGGAGGTGCGGGCCTGTGCCCTACCTCACTGTCGCACCATGAAGAACGTCCTCAACCACATGACCCACTGCCAAGCTGGGAAGTCATGCCAGG TGGCTCACTGTGCATCGTCCAGACAAATAATCTCCCACTGGAAGAATTGCACACGGCATGACTGTCCGGTCTGCCTGCCGCTGAAGAACGCCAGTGACAAGCGCACACAGCAGC CCATGCTGAGTTCCCCCAATACAAGTCTCCAAAATTCCATGTCTACGGTTGGTGTGGGCCAGTCGAGTGCCCCTACCATCAATACCTCAACCCCCATTGACCCCAGCTCCATGCAGAGAGCTTACGCAGCACTTGGGCTGCCTTATGGTAGCCAAGCCACTGGGCAGGCCCAGGCCTCAGGTCCAGGGCAGCCTACAGGTGCACAGAATGTTCAGGCCCAGCTTCCTCAACAGATGCGATCCATCAATGCGCTTG GTAACCAGATGGCCCTTACAGGTGCTGCAATGGGTGTGACGTCTTCAGAACAGTCCAATCTGCATACTGATTCTCTTTCCAACACACTCAACACTAACAA TCAGCTGTTGTCAGATGGTTCAGGTGTAGGCTCATTGGGCAACCTACCCACAGCAGCACCCATCTCCGCCACCGGCACTAGGAAAGCCTGGCATGAGCATGTCACCCAGGACTTGCGCAATCACCTCGTACACAAACT AGTGCAAGCCATATTTCCTACCCCTGACCCGGCAGCATTGAAGGACAGACGGATGGAGAACCTAGTTGCTTATGCTAGAAAGGTGGAGGGGGACATGTACGAGTCAGCAAATAGCCGG GATGAATACTATCACTTCCTTgcggaaaaaatatataaaatccAAAAGGAACTGGAAGAGAAGCGGCGCTCACGGCTACAGAAACAGATTATCAATCAGGCACCCATGGCTGCCCAGGGTGCTCAGCAACCAGGTCTCCCACAGCCCAACCCCTTGGGCCCCAGGCCACAGA ATGGACCTAATCCTCTGCCCAACAtgccaaatcaaatcatgaaCCGCATGCAGGTTTCACAAG GAATCAACCAATTTAATCACATGGCTCTGCCCAACGCCCAAATGTCGCAAACAACGATGGGGGCTCGCGCTGCCTCTCCAATGAACCACCCTCAACAAATGAACATGAGCTCCGTTCCAGCG GTGGGAATGTCACCCTCCCGGATGCCTCAAGCCCAGGGTATGATCACTGGTCACAACAGTGGCAACATGGTGGGCCAGACAGCCAGCCAGGGACAGTTTATGGCTCAGACTCAGTTCCCTCCTGGATCTACTGCCGTCTCTGCAACAGGGGCAATGAATGTCACATTGGCAGCTGGGATGGGTCAGCCACCAGCACAGGCTGCTGTTACTCAG caacagcagccgAGTGCTAACCTCCCCATGAATGCACTTGGTCCCTCGCTGGGCCCTCAGCTAGCCTCTTCCCAAACCCCCTTGCACTCAACTCCTCCTCCTGCGACCTCCTCCGCCTCCACGGCTGGGGCGGGCACTAACCTGCCCCTCCCTCAGTCCTCCAGCCGTAGTGCCACTCCCACCTTGTCTGGCCTTGCGTCTGTCCAAGGTGTCACCCCATCCTGCCCAACTCAGCCCCAAACACAGGTGGAGATCCCCTCCTCAGCACAGACGCAGCCCCCGCCTCAGCCCTTGCCTCAGCCCCCCACCACACCG CTGTCTCAACCAGGGCCTAGCCTGGATAACCGGGTCCCCACGCCGGCCTCAGCTGCTAGTGCGGACCTGCACTCGCAGCATGTTGCAGCTGACCTGCCTGTCAAGGAGGTCAAAACAGAGGCACACAATGACAAGCTTGAGTTTGGGGCCGCTGGCGGCAAAATTGAACCCAAAATGGAG ACTGATGACGACTCGAGTTCCTCGTTGGTGAAGAAGGAGGAGACGGAGGAAAAGCAAGAGACAATGGAAGTAGAGGAGAAAAAGATGGAACCGAAGACAGAGCCtaaaaaagaggaagtggAAGGAACCAACAGAACAACCTCCTCTTCGCCCTCTCGGAAGAAAG TCTTCAAGCCTGAGGAGTTGCGGCAGGCTCTGATGCCAACTTTGGAATCGCTCTATAGGCAGGATTCCGAGTCATTGCCCTTCAGACAGCCAGTAGACCCGATGCTCCTGTGTATTCCA GACTACTTTGACATAGTTAAAAATCCAATCGATCTGTCCACAATCAAACGCAAACTGGACACAGGCCAGTACCAGGATCCATGGCAATACGTTGATGATGTCTGGCTGATGTTCAACAATGCGTGGCTGTACAACCGCAAGACATCCCGCGTGTACAAGTGTTGCTCCAAGCTGGCCGAGGTTTTTGAGGCAGAGATTGACCCCGTCATGCAAAGCCTGGGTTACTGCTGCGGGAGGAAG TTTGAGTTTTCCCCACAAACCCTCTGTTGTTATGGGAAACAGCTCTGCACCATCCCAACTGGAGGCACATATTACAGTTACCAGAACAG GTACCATTTTTGTGAGAAGTGCTTCAATGAGATTCAGGGAGAGAGTGTGACATTAGGGGATGATCCTGCACAGCCACAGAC GATGATATCAAAAGAccagtttgaaaaaaagaagaacgaTGTACTGGAACCTGAGCC GTTTGTTGAATGTAAAGATTGTGGGCGGAAGATGCACCAGATATGTGTCTTGCACTATGAGGTTATTTGGCCATCTGG ATTCATCTGTGATAACTGCTTGAAGAAGAGTGGAAAAACACGGAAGGATAACAAGTTCTCAGCAAAAC GGTTACAGTCAACACGACTCGGAATGTATATAGAGGATCGTGTGAATAAATTCTTGAAGAGACAGAACCACCCGGAAGCTGGAGAGGTGTTTGTGCGAGTGGTTGCAAGCTCTGACAAAACGGTGGAGGTGAAACAAGGCATGAAAGCGAG GTTTGTGGATACGGGTGAGATGCCAGAGACCTTTCCCTACAGAACCAAAGCACTTTTTGCCTTTGAAGAGATTGATGGCGTCGATGTGTGCTTCTTTGGCATGCATGTCCAGGAGTACGGCTCTGAATGCCCGTTCCCCAACACTAG ACGAGTCTACATATCATACCTTGACAGTATTCACTTCTTCAAACCTCGAGTTTTGAGAACAGCGGTGTACCATGAGATCCTAATCGGCTATCTGGAATATGCCAAGAAACTCGG CTATGCTCAAGGTCACATTTGGGCGTGTCCACCAAGTGAGGGAGATGACTACATCTTCCACTGTCATCCTCCCGAGCAGAAGATTCCCAAACCTAAGAGGCTTCAGGACTGGTATCGGAAAATGCTGGACAAGGCCTTCGGAGAAAGAATCTTGCACGACTACAAG GATATTTTCAAACAGGCAACTGAGGACCGACTAACCAGCGCCAATGAGTTGCCCTATTTTGAAGGAGACTTCTGGCCCAATGTTCTGGAAGAAAGTATCAAGGAGCtcgagcaggaggaggaggagagaaaaaaagaggagaacACTGCTGCTTCTGAAACGCCAGAG GGTACCCCAAGTGACAGCAAAAATgctaagaagaaaaacaacaagaagacaaataaaaacaaaagcagcatgAGTCGAGCTAACAAGAAGAAGCCCGGAATGCCGAACGTGGCGAATGATTTGTCCCAGAAGCTTTATGCCACCATGGAGAAGCACAAAGAG GTGTTCTTTGTAATCCACCTCCACTCCGGCCCCATGGTCAACACTTTGCCCCCGATTATCGACCCGGACCCCTTGCTCTCCTGTGACCTGATGGATGGCCGTGATGCTTTCCTGACTTTGGCCAGGGACAAACATTGGGAGTTCAGCTCTCTCAGGAGATGCAAGTGGAGCACCATGTGTATGCTCGTTGAGCTGCACAACCAGGGACAAGACCGCTTTGTGTACACTTGCAATGAATGCAAGCATCACGTCGAGACACGGTGGCACTGCACAGTGTGCGAG GACTTCGACCTTTGTATTAATTGTTATAATGCAAAGGGTCATGAGCACCAGATGGTGAAATGGGGTCTCGGCTTGGATGATGACAGCAACAGCCAGAGTGGCGAGGCCTCAAAGAGCCCACAGGAAAGCCGGCGGTTGAGCATCCAGCGTTGCATCCAGTCTCTCGTCCACGCTTGTCAGTGCCGCAACGCCAACTGTTCTCTGCCGTCCTGCCAGAAGATGAAGAGAGTGGTGCAGCACACCAAGTGTTGCAAGCGGAAAACAAATGGTGGCTGTCCTGTGTGCAAGCAGCTTATTGCTCTATGCTGTTACCATGCAAAGAACTGTCAGGAGAATAAGTGTCCGGTGCCATTCTGCCTGAATATCAAGCACAAGCTTCGCCACCAGCAGCTGCAACACAGACTCCAGCAGGCTCACTTAATGAAGAGAAGAATGGCTACCATGCAAGGCAGAACCATGCCACTACCGTCCCCGCCGGCGTCAGCTGCTCCAACAACTCCCACTTCCCATACCCAGCCCAACACACCCCAGACGCCACAGCAGTCGCTGTCCAGTCAGCCTCAGACCCCCAACTCTGCAGGTGTCATGTCGCCCTCGTTCCCCAGCGCACCTCGAAACGGACAGCCTCAAGCAACTGTGCCCCAGGGTAAGCCAGGGCCCCAAGCCTCCCCTCTGCATCAGCAACCCTCCCCTGTTCCACAGCCACCTCAGCCGCAAcaaatgcagcagcagcagcagcagcagcagcctcctCTCGCTGCTGTCAAGATGGCACGCCACATTGAGTTGATGGCACAGGCCCAACAGAACCAGCAGAACTATCTGGTCAACATGAATGGCTTGCCCATGAACCCCCAGCAGCCACAGCAGCGTATGGCAGGACCGATGCAAGCACCCATGCAGATGGTACCAGGACCTCGGGGACCACAGGTCATGCAACCAAACATGGCCCCAGGTCAATGGCCTGGACCTGCCGGGCCCATACAGGCTGCACAAACTCAACAGCAAGGCCTTGTTCCAGGCCAGAACCCCCAACAGGCCATGACCATGCAGCGAACCATGATGGCCCCTGGACAGCAACCTCCGGGCCAGAGGATGCTCATTCCACAGCAGCCTGGTGCAAGGCCACAGGCACCACAGAGACCTGGTGCCATAGCCCCCAATGCTCTTCAGGATCTTCTCCGTACCCTCAAGTCTCCCAGCTCAcctcagcagcaacagcaagtCCTCAACATCCTCAAATCAAACCCTCAGCTAATGGCTGCCTTCATCAAACAACGAACAGCCAAGTACCACGCCAACCAACCGCAGCAGCCCGGTCAGCAGCCAGGTTTGCCCACAATGCAGACCATGGCCATGCCGGGAGGCACTGTGCAGAGGCCAGGGATGCCATCTCAACAGTCTCAGCAGCCTCCTGCTCAGGGTATGGCAGCGATGGGGGCTCAAGGGCAGGTGATGAACGCAGCACATAACACCAATCCGCAGATTCAAGAGCTCTATCGTCGGCAACTGTtaagacagcagcagcagcagcaacaacaacaacagcagcagcagcagcagcaacaacaacaacaacagcaacagcagcaaccgCAACAGCAACAGGGAGTGATGCCTCAGGGACACCCTGGCCAGTTCCCTGCCCAGGCTCAGGGCACAGCAGCTACGTACTCGCAGCTCCGCATGCAACAACAGCAGATGCAAGCCATGCAAGCAGGCGCAGGAGCAGCTGGCGGCCCAATGGGCCAGCTACCATCAATGGCTCAGATGGCTCAGCCGGGCATGGGAATGGACCCTGCTCAAAAAATGCTCCATCAACGATtgctgcagcagcaacagcaacaacaacagcagcagcaacaacagcagcaacagcagcaacaacaacagcagcagcagcaacaacaacaacaacaacaacaacaacaacaacaacaacagcagcagccgccgccgccgccgcaacagcagcagcagcagcagcagcagcagcagcagcagcaaccgctgcaacaacagcagcagcagccgctgcaacaacagcagcagcagccgcagcaacaacagcagccgcagcagcagccgccgccgcagcagcagcaacttcCTCAGCAGCAGGCCGTCCTCAAGCAGCAGATGGCTTCTCCCGCACAGCCCAGCCCCATGAGTCCCCAGACCCACCTGCTTGCTGGCCAGCCCTCCCTCGCCAACAGTCTCAGCAACCAAGTCCGCTCTCCTGCCCCTGTTCAATCCCCACGTCCACCCTCGCAGCCACCACCACATTCCAGTCCCTCGCCGCAGATCCAGAACCAGCCCCAGCCCTCCCCGCAGCACCCGCCTCCATCCCACTCCAGTtccccccaccatggacttgGGGGCCCACTGTCTGGGTCCATGGAACAGGGACACCTGGGGACACCAGAACAAAGCGCCATGCTACCCCAGCTTAATCCTCCTAACCGAGGGGTACTAAATAGCGACTTGAGCATGGTGGGAGATGCTACAGGAGACACTCTAGAGAAGTTTGTGGAGGGATTGTAG